In the Limnothrix sp. FACHB-406 genome, GCTCGATCGGTTGGATCGGCTCGATCAGCTACATTCGTCACCGTAACTTGTGACGATTCTCACGGGCGATCGTGGATCAGGTATTAAGCGGTCAAAACCCGATGGCGCTAAGCTGTAAGTCGAATTAACGGCGGTCTGCGAAAAAATCCCCCATCAGATCGCGATCGTGAACTGGCATGTTGGGGCGATCGCACGTCAAGATAATAGGTATGGATGCGACTTCAGCGACTCGAAAAATTGTCATTGGTGATGTCCACGGACAATACGATGGCTTAATGCACTTGTTGGGCTTGATTGCACCTGGCCAGGATGATCAGCTCTGCTTTGTGGGTGATTTAATCGATCGCGGCCCCAAAAGTGCCCAGGTGGTGGATTTCGTGATGCATAGCCCCTACCAATGCTTGCTGGGGAATCACGAACGCATGTTGCTGGACATTTTGCACGAGGGTCAAGTGCTGCAACAACCGCTGCAAGCCTGGCTCTTCAGCGGTGGACAAATGACCCTGGTGAGCTACCAAGATTTTTATGGCGAGCCGGGAATTCCCCACGCGCACTTTGACTGGATGCGATCGCTCCCCCTCTACGTTGATTGGGGTGACTATTGGATTGTCCATGCGGGGGTGGATCCCACTTTGCCCCTAGATGTGCAAGGCATTCAGCAATTTTGTTGGATCCGTGACTCGTTCCACAGCTTCCCCCAGCCCTACTTCAACGACAAAACGATCGTGACGGGCCACACCATCACCTTCACGCTCCCGGGCATTGAACCGGGGCAATTGGCTCGGGGGCCCGGCTGGCTGGACATTGACACCGGAGCCTATCACCCCCGCAGCGGTTGGTTGACGGGCGTTGACCTCACTCAGCAAATGGTCTACCAGGTCAATATTTATCGCAGTGAAACCCGAATTCGGCCCCTGGCGGAAGCGACAATCTCGATCATGCCAGAGGCCGTGGTGGGTCGATTCTAGGGGCGATCGCCTGTTTTCAGTGCTCGTTTTCAGTGCCCGTTTTTAGCGCCTGGCCGTTAGCGCAGGGCCGATCGCACAAATCCTTGATATTCCGCATTGTCCAGCCCCATGCCATTGCTGCCATTGGGGCCAATCAGTTGCAGCAATCGCGCCACCCGTTCATCACTGTTGGGGTGGGTGCTGAGGATGGCAGGCGGTTCCCGCCGACTACGAAGTTTTTGTAAAAAGCTGGGCAACCCGATCGGGGCATATTGGGCCCGTTGCAGCAGGGTTACCCCCACTTGATCGGACTCAAATTCCGCTTGGCGACTGCGGGGCAAATTTAACGCCAACTCCACACCCAGGCTGGTGGCCCGGCGGCGATCGAGACCCGTGGCGCTCAAAATTCCGTCCGACAGGGCCCGGCTCCGCAGGTTTTTAACCACATGGCGCTCGGTGATGTGGCCAATTTCGTGGGCCATCACGCCAGCGAGTTCCGCTTCGTTTTCGGCCGCAACCATCAGCCCCAAATTGACATAAACAAAACCGCCCATGGTGGCAAAGGCGTTGATATCGCGGCTGTTGACCACCCGAAAGGTGTAGGGAATGTTGGGGCGGCTGCTGACGGCGGCGAGGCGCTGCCCGATCGAGTCCACCAGCCGATTGAGGGGACTGTTATTCACCAATCGCAATTGGCGGCTCAGTTCCCGATCGATCTGTCGCCCTAAATCCACTTCTTGGGCATCGGAAAGATTCGAGAGTTGATAAACTTCAAAGCCGCGTCGGAGCAGGTCTAACCAATCGACCGCTTGGACGATCGGTGGCGTGCTGAGGGTGGTGATCACGGCCGCACAAAGGGCCAGCAAACCGTAAATCCAGCGGCGCGATCGCCCGGAGGTGAGGAAAGTCATAGCTTCAGTTCCTTTGCCGATCCCTTTTCCCATCTATCATTGACCGGGATGCCTCAAAACTGCGGGATTCGATCGGCCACTGACACGATCGACCAATCCTGAACTAGGCTGCTCTGAATGACGGAATTTCCCATTCTCAAGATCCAACGACGCTGTACTTTGGAGATAGAAATCAGCAGGGGTGCATTAGCGGTCGAAATTGCCCAAATTCAACCATTCCCGTCGCCAACATTTTCCACCTTCAGCATTTCCAGCATTCTTCAGCATTTCCAACATTCTTCAGCATTGAAAATTCCCAGAATTCAGCATTTCCAGGATTTAGCATTTCCAACACAAGGGTTAACCAACAGCTAGGCAAGGATTGAGGTATTGGCGTGGAAACAGCGGAGCAAGCAAATCAGCAGGTGAACCCAATCCAAATCACCTATCCTGAGAAAACGGTGCATCGAGCCGCGCGTGCTGTCCGTTGTGCGCCGTTTGGGGTGAAGTTCTACGAGTCCATGCGCAGTCGCAGTGTGGCGATCGCGGAGTTGGTGGGTGTGGCGGCTGTGCAACAATCAATGACCCGATCGCCCTTGGGCGAGTTGGCCGCAGAAAACGAACTGATGTGGCTAATTCAGGTGGGGATGTTACGACGGGAGGTTGATGGTCAAGGTTTGACCGATCGATTCCGGCTCACGCCCCTGGGGTTTTTGTTGCTCGATCGGTGGCAGGCGAACCCCGCCGCCTGGACTCAGGGCCGATGGGGCGATCGCCTGCGGAATGGTCTGTGGCGCTGGGGACGATGGCCGCTCTAAGTTTCGGTCTCTCGTGATCATTGCTCAGTTTCAGCTTCCAGTTCTGTCGCCCGGCTTCGGCCCGGATTTCGACGCGAACTTCGGCATGAATCCTTCCCCGCCGTGGTGAAGGCTCTTGCCCCTTAAAACATTTCAGTAATCGCAGTATTTGGGATAACCGATCGTTTATCGGTTCCGAAGTTGAAGTTTATGG is a window encoding:
- a CDS encoding metallophosphoesterase family protein, whose amino-acid sequence is MDATSATRKIVIGDVHGQYDGLMHLLGLIAPGQDDQLCFVGDLIDRGPKSAQVVDFVMHSPYQCLLGNHERMLLDILHEGQVLQQPLQAWLFSGGQMTLVSYQDFYGEPGIPHAHFDWMRSLPLYVDWGDYWIVHAGVDPTLPLDVQGIQQFCWIRDSFHSFPQPYFNDKTIVTGHTITFTLPGIEPGQLARGPGWLDIDTGAYHPRSGWLTGVDLTQQMVYQVNIYRSETRIRPLAEATISIMPEAVVGRF
- a CDS encoding M48 family metallopeptidase, whose product is MTFLTSGRSRRWIYGLLALCAAVITTLSTPPIVQAVDWLDLLRRGFEVYQLSNLSDAQEVDLGRQIDRELSRQLRLVNNSPLNRLVDSIGQRLAAVSSRPNIPYTFRVVNSRDINAFATMGGFVYVNLGLMVAAENEAELAGVMAHEIGHITERHVVKNLRSRALSDGILSATGLDRRRATSLGVELALNLPRSRQAEFESDQVGVTLLQRAQYAPIGLPSFLQKLRSRREPPAILSTHPNSDERVARLLQLIGPNGSNGMGLDNAEYQGFVRSALR
- a CDS encoding Npun_F0494 family protein, with product METAEQANQQVNPIQITYPEKTVHRAARAVRCAPFGVKFYESMRSRSVAIAELVGVAAVQQSMTRSPLGELAAENELMWLIQVGMLRREVDGQGLTDRFRLTPLGFLLLDRWQANPAAWTQGRWGDRLRNGLWRWGRWPL